Proteins from a genomic interval of Xiphophorus maculatus strain JP 163 A chromosome 7, X_maculatus-5.0-male, whole genome shotgun sequence:
- the LOC102228943 gene encoding ADP-ribosylation factor-like protein 4C — MQVREGNTYKRRVASCGGTPLPFPLLLPRAKQSPSITPLFADLRNFTASTRELTSLSCGTVISSFGGGWIQSSCVGGGGGYIKMGNSFSNISAFQSLHIVMLGLDSAGKTTVLYRLKFNEFVNTVPTIGFNTEKIRLSNGTAKGISCHFWDVGGQEKLRPLWKSYSRCTDGIIYVVDSVDVDRLEEAKTELHKVTKFAENQGTPLLVIANKQDLPKSLPVADIEKQLALQELAPSTTYHVQPACAIIGEGLHEGMDKLYEMIVKRRKSLKQKKKQR, encoded by the coding sequence ATGCAAGTGCGTGAGGGGAATACTTATAAACGGCGCGTTGCGTCCTGCGGAGGCACACCGCTTCCCTTTCCATTGCTGCTCCCAAGGGCCAAGCAGAGCCCATCAATCACCCCACTGTTTGCCGACCTGCGGAATTTTACTGCCTCAACCCGGGAATTAACGAGTCTGAGCTGTGGAACCGTCATTTCCAGTTTTGGGGGAGGGTGGATCCAATCCTCCTGCGTGGGAGGCGGTGGAGGGTACATCAAAATGGGGAACAGCTTCTCCAACATCTCTGCCTTCCAGTCACTTCACATCGTCATGCTGGGTTTGGACTCTGCCGGTAAGACCACAGTTCTTTATAGATTGAAATTCAACGAATTCGTCAACACCGTCCCCACAATCGGTTTCAACACGGAGAAAATCAGGCTGAGTAACGGCACAGCGAAGGGCATCAGCTGTCACTTTTGGGACGTGGGGGGACAGGAGAAGCTGCGGCCCCTCTGGAAGTCCTACAGCCGCTGCACAGATGGCATCATCTACGTGGTGGATTCGGTGGACGTGGACCGGCTGGAGGAGGCTAAGACCGAGCTGCATAAGGTCACCAAGTTCGCGGAGAACCAGGGCACACCACTGCTGGTCATCGCCAACAAGCAGGACCTGCCTAAGTCCCTGCCAGTGGCTGACATCGAGAAGCAGCTGGCCCTGCAAGAGCTCGCGCCCTCCACGACGTACCACGTTCAACCCGCATGCGCCATCATAGGAGAGGGGCTTCACGAGGGCATGGACAAGCTGTACGAGATGATCGTGAAGAGGAGGAAGTCtctgaagcagaagaagaagcagcgGTAA